The following are encoded in a window of Allosphingosinicella indica genomic DNA:
- a CDS encoding NAD(P)/FAD-dependent oxidoreductase, protein MIRSDILIVGAGHGGAQAAIALRQGGYDGSITIVGDEPELPYERPPLSKDYLAGNKPFERMLIRPPAFWAERAVEIVTGVAVEAVDPATHEARLSNCATIGYGTMIWATGGRPRSLVCGGTDLAGIHAVRSRADVDRMIVELAEPRRVAVIGGGYIGLEAAAVLTELGHRVVLLEAMDRVLARVAGPPISRFYEAEHRAQGVDVRLGVTVDCIEGAEDRVRGVRLADGTTIDADIAIVGIGIDPAVGPLMEAGAECSNGVHVDEYCRTSLPHIYAIGDCAAHENRFAGARVRIESVQNATDQAATAARAILGMPEPYAAVPWFWSNQYDLRLQTVGLSARHDDLVVRGDPAARSFAVIYLKGGRVLALDCVNATKDYVQGRKLVTDAMAVDRDRLADAATPLKSLHEEMVA, encoded by the coding sequence ATGATCCGGAGCGACATTCTTATCGTGGGCGCGGGCCATGGCGGCGCGCAGGCGGCGATCGCGCTGCGCCAAGGCGGATATGACGGCAGCATCACGATCGTCGGCGACGAACCCGAGTTGCCCTACGAGCGGCCACCCCTCTCGAAGGATTATCTCGCCGGCAACAAACCGTTCGAGCGGATGCTGATCCGCCCTCCTGCCTTCTGGGCGGAACGCGCGGTGGAAATCGTCACCGGCGTTGCGGTCGAGGCGGTCGATCCCGCGACGCATGAAGCACGTCTCTCGAACTGTGCAACGATCGGTTACGGCACGATGATCTGGGCAACTGGGGGGCGACCGCGGTCGCTGGTTTGCGGCGGCACGGACCTGGCCGGCATCCACGCCGTGCGCAGCCGCGCCGACGTCGACCGGATGATCGTCGAACTAGCGGAGCCGCGGCGTGTCGCGGTCATAGGCGGCGGCTATATCGGGCTCGAGGCGGCGGCGGTGCTGACCGAGCTCGGCCACCGCGTCGTGCTGCTGGAAGCGATGGACCGCGTTCTGGCGCGCGTCGCGGGGCCGCCGATATCGCGCTTCTACGAAGCCGAGCACCGCGCGCAGGGCGTCGACGTGCGGTTAGGCGTGACGGTGGATTGCATCGAGGGTGCGGAAGACCGCGTGCGGGGCGTCCGGCTCGCCGACGGAACGACGATCGACGCCGACATAGCCATCGTCGGTATCGGCATCGATCCTGCCGTGGGTCCGCTCATGGAGGCGGGCGCGGAATGCTCCAATGGCGTCCACGTTGATGAATATTGCCGGACCAGCCTGCCCCACATCTATGCGATCGGCGACTGTGCGGCGCACGAGAACCGGTTCGCGGGCGCACGCGTCCGTATCGAATCCGTGCAGAACGCCACCGACCAGGCGGCCACCGCAGCCCGCGCGATTCTCGGCATGCCGGAGCCTTACGCCGCCGTGCCCTGGTTCTGGTCCAACCAATATGATCTCAGACTGCAGACGGTGGGGCTTTCCGCCAGGCATGACGATCTCGTCGTCCGCGGAGATCCGGCGGCGCGCAGCTTCGCGGTTATCTATCTGAAAGGAGGCCGGGTGCTCGCGCTGGATTGCGTCAACGCGACCAAGGATTACGTCCAAGGCCGCAAGCTGGTGACCGATGCGATGGCGGTGGACCGAGATCGCCTTGCCGATGCCGCGACGCCGCTCAAGTCGCTGCACGAAGAGATGGTGGCATGA
- a CDS encoding OsmC family protein: MTTNTGSARYEGLGKDGRGHVSTGSGAIADQPYGFGTRFGGEKGTNPEELIAAAHASCFTMALSFALAKEGLTDGTLETEATVTLDKDGDGFKVTRSDLKLMANVPGIDAERFAEVATDAKKNCPISKLLNAEITLDHELSG, from the coding sequence ATGACCACCAACACCGGATCGGCCCGTTACGAAGGGCTCGGCAAGGACGGCCGCGGCCATGTCTCGACCGGATCGGGCGCGATCGCCGATCAGCCCTATGGCTTCGGCACGCGCTTCGGCGGCGAGAAGGGCACCAACCCGGAAGAGCTTATCGCCGCAGCGCACGCATCGTGCTTCACGATGGCGCTGAGCTTCGCGCTGGCCAAGGAGGGGCTCACCGACGGCACGCTCGAGACCGAAGCGACGGTGACGCTCGACAAGGACGGCGACGGCTTCAAGGTCACCCGGTCCGATCTCAAGCTGATGGCGAACGTGCCCGGGATCGATGCCGAGCGCTTCGCCGAAGTCGCGACGGACGCCAAGAAGAACTGCCCCATCTCGAAGCTGCTCAACGCCGAGATCACGCTGGATCACGAACTCAGCGGCTGA
- a CDS encoding sensor histidine kinase — MDFPQHRSLSARLPDLGLALKTMAAFWSFYFVLVTTRAALMQFEGQEEMFQRRIAVVLAGLIITFGIYLILRPLAQASLAKKGIVAGLVCLPASFIFATFSYYAFYLYSPLEARYADEAWMEKQMSDWSNAITMIADSTTSWYFFFACWAAFYVAMSYAAQLRASDTRAAAFAREAQEAQLRALRYQINPHFLFNTLNSLSSLILSQRTDVAERMIMNLSTFFRTTLSADPTADVPLEEEIKLQRLYLDIEQVRFPERLNVVIDIPDELKTVRVPILILQPVVENAIKYGVAKSRKAVTLSISARTEAGRLHIKVRDDGDAPPPEESSLEGTGVGLRNVCDRLIARYGVQAGCFHGGDPQGGYTVHVIMPLVADA; from the coding sequence ATGGATTTTCCCCAGCACCGGTCGCTTAGCGCGCGGCTGCCCGATCTCGGCCTCGCGCTGAAGACGATGGCCGCCTTCTGGAGCTTCTACTTCGTACTGGTGACGACTCGAGCGGCTCTGATGCAGTTCGAGGGGCAGGAGGAGATGTTTCAGCGCCGCATCGCCGTGGTGCTGGCCGGTCTGATCATCACCTTCGGCATCTATCTGATCCTTAGGCCCTTGGCGCAGGCCAGCCTCGCCAAGAAGGGGATCGTGGCGGGGCTCGTGTGCCTGCCCGCCTCCTTCATCTTCGCGACATTCAGCTATTATGCCTTCTACCTCTATTCCCCGCTCGAGGCTCGCTACGCCGATGAAGCGTGGATGGAAAAGCAGATGTCGGACTGGTCGAACGCGATCACGATGATCGCCGACAGCACGACGAGCTGGTATTTCTTCTTCGCGTGCTGGGCCGCCTTCTACGTCGCGATGAGCTATGCGGCGCAGCTCCGCGCCTCCGATACCCGCGCTGCCGCCTTCGCGCGCGAGGCGCAGGAAGCGCAGCTCCGGGCGCTGCGCTACCAGATCAATCCGCACTTCCTGTTCAACACGCTGAACTCGCTCTCCTCGCTCATCCTGTCGCAGCGCACGGACGTCGCGGAACGGATGATCATGAACCTATCCACTTTCTTCCGCACCACGCTGTCCGCCGATCCGACCGCTGACGTTCCGCTGGAGGAGGAGATCAAACTGCAGCGCCTCTATCTCGATATCGAGCAGGTGCGCTTTCCAGAGCGGCTGAACGTCGTGATCGACATTCCCGACGAGCTGAAGACCGTGCGCGTGCCGATCCTGATCCTGCAGCCTGTCGTCGAGAATGCGATCAAATATGGTGTCGCCAAATCGCGCAAGGCGGTGACGCTATCGATCAGCGCGCGCACAGAGGCGGGGCGGCTCCACATCAAGGTTCGGGACGACGGCGATGCGCCGCCGCCGGAGGAGAGCTCGCTCGAGGGTACCGGCGTGGGCCTCCGCAACGTCTGCGATCGGCTGATCGCGCGTTACGGCGTCCAGGCCGGTTGCTTCCACGGCGGCGATCCGCAAGGCGGATACACCGTCCATGTCATCATGCCGCTGGTGGCCGATGCCTGA
- a CDS encoding glycine zipper 2TM domain-containing protein, with translation MRKIVLAIAATSLALPVAMPAPAMAKDGYYNGKTWRGKDGRMHCRRKNGTTGLIVGGAAGALAGRAIDGGQNRATGTIVGAAAGALLGREVDKSRGFKCR, from the coding sequence ATGCGTAAGATCGTTCTCGCCATTGCGGCGACCAGCCTGGCTCTGCCCGTCGCAATGCCTGCCCCGGCCATGGCCAAGGACGGCTATTACAATGGCAAGACTTGGCGCGGCAAAGACGGCCGCATGCACTGCCGCCGCAAGAATGGCACCACGGGCCTGATCGTCGGCGGCGCCGCTGGTGCGCTCGCCGGCCGCGCGATCGACGGCGGCCAGAACCGCGCCACCGGCACGATCGTCGGTGCCGCTGCCGGCGCGCTGCTCGGCCGAGAAGTCGACAAGAGCCGCGGCTTCAAGTGCCGCTAA
- a CDS encoding NAD(P)/FAD-dependent oxidoreductase, whose translation MAQAEFLVVGGGIAGLSAAARLAAQGRVVVLEAEDAVGYHSSGRSATFAHYGIGNRPVRGMTSYSRAVFQAPPEGFADVPLARQTPALFVANEAMLPVLDALEAEMARFTDTIARVDEAEIRALCPVLRFGGEATVAGVVDRGGLRLDSDALLQGYARAVRGAGGEVSTGRRIASVRKAGSDWEVVDGKGDRWSAPVLIDAAGAWADGLAEMAGVRPLGLTPLRRTIIVVDPPEGVDARGWPFVKTAADEFYMLPEGGKLMASPVDEIEDVPGDASPEEYDVALAAHRAEQWTTLEVRRIQHRWAGLRTFSADRVPVAGFAPDAPGFFWLAGQGGFGLQTAPAMALATEALILGREWPAELAALSVERDDITPDRLVSA comes from the coding sequence ATGGCACAGGCCGAATTCCTGGTGGTCGGCGGCGGCATCGCCGGCCTTTCCGCTGCGGCACGGCTCGCCGCGCAGGGCCGCGTCGTCGTGCTCGAGGCGGAGGACGCGGTCGGCTATCATTCGTCGGGGCGCAGCGCGACCTTCGCGCATTACGGCATTGGCAACCGCCCGGTGCGCGGCATGACATCCTACAGCCGCGCCGTCTTCCAGGCACCGCCCGAGGGCTTCGCCGACGTGCCGCTCGCACGGCAGACGCCGGCGCTGTTCGTGGCCAACGAGGCGATGCTGCCGGTGCTCGACGCGCTGGAGGCGGAGATGGCGCGCTTCACCGACACCATCGCGCGCGTCGACGAGGCCGAGATACGGGCGCTATGCCCGGTGCTGCGTTTCGGCGGCGAGGCGACGGTGGCGGGTGTCGTCGATCGCGGTGGTCTTCGGCTCGATTCCGATGCCTTGCTGCAAGGCTATGCGCGGGCGGTGCGCGGCGCGGGTGGCGAAGTTTCGACAGGGCGCCGCATCGCTTCGGTGCGGAAAGCTGGCAGCGACTGGGAGGTGGTCGATGGCAAGGGCGACCGCTGGTCCGCGCCGGTGCTGATCGACGCAGCGGGTGCATGGGCGGACGGCTTGGCGGAGATGGCGGGTGTGCGGCCGCTCGGCCTCACGCCGCTGCGCCGCACGATCATCGTCGTCGATCCGCCCGAAGGCGTCGACGCTCGCGGCTGGCCGTTCGTGAAGACCGCGGCCGACGAATTTTACATGCTGCCCGAAGGCGGCAAGCTGATGGCCTCGCCGGTCGACGAGATCGAGGACGTTCCCGGGGATGCGAGCCCCGAGGAATATGACGTCGCGCTCGCCGCCCATCGCGCCGAGCAGTGGACGACGCTGGAGGTGCGCCGCATCCAGCACCGCTGGGCGGGCCTCAGGACTTTCTCGGCGGACCGCGTGCCCGTAGCCGGCTTCGCGCCCGACGCGCCCGGCTTCTTCTGGCTGGCCGGGCAGGGGGGCTTCGGCCTCCAGACCGCGCCAGCGATGGCGCTCGCCACCGAGGCGCTGATCCTCGGCCGCGAATGGCCTGCCGAACTTGCTGCGCTGTCGGTCGAGCGCGACGATATCACGCCCGACCGGCTCGTCTCAGCCTAG
- a CDS encoding DUF72 domain-containing protein, whose product MARGSIFVGIGGWDYEPWRGTFFPDKWPKAKQLHYVGEHLTATEVNATYYRLQKPETFAKWAEAVPDGFRFAVKASRFCTNRRVLAEAGEAVEKFVGQGLTELGPKLGPILWQFMGTKQFDPDDMRAFIALLPKSHAGVPLRHALEPRHESFADPAFAEMARKAGVAIVYADSKEHPCFDADTAEFRYARLQDAKEKVKTGYPAAALDGFAGQATGWAKDGRDAYLFMINGAKVRAPAAAEALIARL is encoded by the coding sequence ATGGCGCGCGGCAGCATCTTCGTCGGCATCGGCGGCTGGGACTATGAGCCTTGGCGGGGCACCTTCTTCCCCGACAAATGGCCCAAGGCGAAGCAGCTCCACTATGTCGGCGAGCATCTCACCGCGACCGAGGTCAATGCGACCTATTACCGGCTGCAGAAGCCCGAGACGTTTGCCAAATGGGCGGAGGCGGTGCCCGACGGCTTCCGCTTCGCGGTCAAGGCGAGCCGCTTCTGCACCAACCGCCGCGTCCTCGCCGAAGCTGGGGAGGCGGTGGAGAAGTTCGTCGGCCAGGGGTTGACCGAGCTAGGCCCGAAGCTCGGGCCGATCCTCTGGCAGTTCATGGGCACCAAGCAGTTCGATCCCGACGACATGCGCGCCTTCATTGCGCTGCTGCCCAAAAGCCATGCCGGCGTCCCGCTCCGCCACGCGCTCGAGCCGCGCCACGAAAGTTTCGCTGATCCCGCTTTCGCCGAGATGGCGCGCAAGGCGGGTGTCGCGATCGTCTACGCGGATTCGAAAGAGCATCCCTGTTTCGACGCGGACACCGCCGAGTTCCGTTACGCCCGGCTGCAGGATGCCAAGGAGAAAGTGAAAACCGGCTATCCCGCCGCCGCGCTCGACGGCTTCGCCGGGCAGGCAACGGGGTGGGCGAAGGACGGCCGCGACGCCTATCTGTTCATGATCAACGGCGCGAAGGTGCGTGCGCCGGCCGCAGCAGAGGCGCTGATCGCCCGGCTATGA
- a CDS encoding serine hydrolase domain-containing protein: MIRAFAALLLLGGCTTISRDAAPPAHQAAAWVQFDTTGITASGADGMAAPGRHLTIDDPVRIASISKLVVALGVMRLVEQGVLDLDADVSRHLGWELRNPAFPDAPVTLRYLLSHTSGLRDDVDYALPLDVTLRDAIADPKAFAPGHPPGAFFKYSNLGFPVIATVMERATGERFDRLMGRLVIRPLGLSACFNWPSCSDATLARAVVLTEPDGTPIRDDLGGRQPACPVVPARDGSCDWQAYRIGTNGALFSPQGGLRISARDLAAVGRLIINRGRHNGAAFLSPAGIAEMTGPQWTFDGSNGDSEAGFYCAYGLGVQILAYCPPRDDLFGDARPHLGHAGDAYGLKSGLWIDGNRGVAYFATGIADDAPRGRTAYRAIEEWLAVRANR, translated from the coding sequence ATGATCCGCGCCTTTGCCGCGTTGCTCCTCCTCGGCGGCTGCACGACTATCTCGCGCGACGCGGCGCCGCCCGCGCATCAAGCGGCGGCGTGGGTACAGTTTGACACGACCGGCATTACCGCCTCCGGTGCAGATGGCATGGCGGCGCCCGGTCGCCATCTTACCATCGACGATCCGGTGCGGATCGCGTCCATCTCGAAGCTGGTTGTCGCGCTCGGTGTGATGCGGCTGGTCGAGCAGGGCGTGCTCGATCTCGATGCGGACGTCTCACGCCATCTTGGCTGGGAGTTGCGCAACCCGGCCTTCCCCGACGCACCAGTGACGTTGCGGTACCTGCTCTCGCATACCTCGGGCCTGCGCGACGATGTCGATTATGCGCTACCGCTCGATGTCACGCTGCGGGACGCGATTGCCGATCCCAAGGCGTTCGCTCCCGGCCATCCGCCCGGCGCCTTCTTCAAATATTCCAACCTCGGTTTTCCGGTGATCGCGACGGTGATGGAGCGCGCGACCGGCGAGCGGTTCGACCGGTTGATGGGCCGGCTTGTGATCCGGCCGCTCGGCCTCTCCGCCTGTTTCAACTGGCCGTCTTGTAGCGATGCGACGTTGGCGCGCGCCGTGGTGCTGACCGAGCCCGACGGAACGCCGATCCGCGACGATCTCGGCGGCAGGCAGCCCGCTTGCCCCGTCGTCCCCGCACGCGACGGCAGTTGCGACTGGCAGGCCTATCGCATCGGCACCAACGGCGCGCTCTTCTCGCCGCAGGGGGGCTTGCGCATCTCCGCGCGCGATCTCGCGGCGGTAGGCCGCCTGATCATCAATCGCGGCCGCCACAACGGCGCCGCATTCCTCTCGCCTGCCGGCATCGCGGAGATGACCGGGCCGCAGTGGACGTTCGACGGCAGCAACGGCGACAGCGAAGCGGGTTTCTACTGCGCCTATGGGCTCGGCGTGCAGATCCTCGCCTACTGTCCGCCGCGCGACGACCTGTTCGGCGACGCGCGACCGCACTTGGGCCATGCTGGTGATGCCTATGGTCTGAAATCGGGCCTGTGGATCGATGGGAATCGCGGCGTCGCTTATTTCGCGACCGGAATCGCCGACGACGCGCCGCGCGGCCGTACCGCCTATCGGGCGATCGAGGAGTGGCTGGCGGTCCGCGCAAACCGCTGA
- a CDS encoding UrcA family protein encodes MLKNIALAAIAAATLASPHIGHAAQIDREAIVRFGDLNLASSAGQAMLASRISAAANKVCYHFGTITLQQFMEQRTCRDELRDRAIDAVNGQMAFNDQPSMSAAASR; translated from the coding sequence ATGCTCAAGAACATCGCCCTCGCCGCGATAGCCGCGGCAACGCTGGCCAGCCCGCACATCGGCCATGCCGCGCAGATCGACAGGGAAGCGATCGTCCGTTTCGGCGATCTCAACCTCGCCAGCAGCGCCGGCCAGGCGATGCTCGCCAGCCGGATCAGTGCCGCCGCCAACAAGGTCTGCTATCATTTCGGCACGATCACGCTGCAGCAGTTCATGGAACAGCGCACCTGCCGCGACGAGCTGCGCGATCGTGCGATCGACGCGGTTAACGGCCAGATGGCGTTCAACGATCAGCCCAGCATGTCCGCCGCAGCCAGCCGTTGA
- a CDS encoding aminotransferase: MNPLFRDIPTSVFERMSLAARELGAVNLGQGFPDFGWPEDVVAKAAELLTGAASQYPPMRGLPELRAAVADHYSQHQGIAYAPDEITVTSGATEALASALLALIEPGDEVLLFQPLYDAYVPMVRRGGGVPRYVALRPPEWRITREAIEAALTPRTRLVVFNNPHNPTGRAFSQDELTALAEVCVARDLIVLSDEVWEHVMPGGAAHLPLASLPGMSDRTVKVGSAGKIFSLTGWKVGWIAAPAALGDPITKAHQFVTFTTPPNLQAAVAYGLGKDEAYYRDMRAAFAVARDRLADGLADAGYVVLPGEGSYFLCVDLTASGIAADDLTFCERAVREAGIAAIPLTAFFEETPVTNVIRLCFAKKQETIDEGLKRLAAARSLFA, from the coding sequence ATGAACCCGCTATTCCGAGATATCCCGACCTCGGTGTTCGAGCGGATGTCGCTCGCCGCGCGTGAGCTTGGCGCGGTCAATCTCGGCCAAGGCTTCCCCGATTTCGGCTGGCCCGAGGATGTCGTCGCGAAGGCGGCGGAGCTGCTCACCGGCGCCGCGAGCCAATATCCGCCGATGCGGGGGCTTCCCGAACTCCGCGCGGCAGTGGCAGATCATTACAGCCAGCATCAGGGCATCGCTTATGCGCCCGACGAGATCACCGTCACTTCGGGCGCCACGGAAGCGCTGGCGTCGGCGCTGCTCGCGCTGATCGAGCCGGGGGACGAGGTGCTGCTCTTCCAGCCCCTCTATGATGCCTATGTTCCGATGGTGCGGCGCGGGGGCGGCGTGCCGCGCTACGTGGCGTTGCGCCCGCCCGAGTGGCGGATCACGCGAGAGGCGATCGAGGCCGCGCTCACGCCGCGCACGCGGCTTGTCGTCTTCAACAATCCGCATAATCCTACCGGTCGTGCTTTCAGCCAGGACGAACTTACGGCGCTCGCCGAGGTCTGCGTGGCGCGCGATCTCATCGTGCTCAGCGATGAGGTTTGGGAGCATGTCATGCCGGGCGGCGCGGCGCACCTGCCGCTGGCTAGCCTGCCGGGAATGAGTGATCGCACGGTGAAGGTGGGATCGGCCGGCAAGATCTTCTCGCTGACCGGCTGGAAGGTCGGCTGGATCGCGGCGCCGGCGGCGCTCGGCGATCCGATCACCAAGGCGCACCAGTTCGTCACCTTCACCACACCGCCCAATCTCCAGGCTGCGGTCGCCTACGGGCTCGGCAAGGACGAGGCCTATTATCGCGACATGCGCGCGGCCTTCGCTGTGGCACGCGACCGGCTCGCGGACGGGCTTGCCGACGCGGGCTATGTGGTTCTGCCGGGTGAGGGCTCCTATTTCCTCTGCGTCGATCTCACCGCGTCGGGCATCGCGGCGGACGATCTCACCTTTTGCGAACGCGCGGTGCGCGAAGCCGGGATCGCCGCTATCCCGCTAACTGCCTTCTTCGAGGAAACACCGGTGACCAACGTGATCCGCCTCTGCT
- a CDS encoding LytR/AlgR family response regulator transcription factor yields the protein MPDPGEPLRVLIVDDEPLAIERLQLLLAKCEGVSLVGTAADGEGALRIAAAMKPDVLLLDIAMPEMDGIEVARRLAGSDVDPAIIFITAFDNFAVAAFDVAAVDYLMKPVETDRLARALERARFQLDNGKPERVHPTRYVEEFWVPDHNGLVRIAAGDIDKVTAERDYMRLHVGLRSWLIYRTIAKLEGELDPAYFIRVHRSVIIRRDKIAGLVRDAMGHWAARLTDGSEVRIGRSYVADVKAIAARG from the coding sequence ATGCCTGATCCAGGCGAGCCGCTCCGCGTCCTCATCGTCGATGACGAGCCGCTGGCGATCGAGCGGCTGCAGCTGCTGCTCGCGAAGTGCGAAGGCGTGAGCCTGGTTGGCACCGCTGCGGACGGGGAAGGCGCACTGCGCATCGCCGCGGCGATGAAGCCCGACGTGCTGCTGCTCGACATCGCGATGCCCGAGATGGACGGCATCGAGGTCGCGCGGCGGCTGGCTGGGAGCGACGTCGATCCGGCGATCATCTTCATCACCGCCTTCGACAATTTCGCGGTCGCCGCCTTCGACGTCGCGGCGGTGGATTATCTGATGAAGCCGGTCGAGACCGACCGGCTGGCCCGTGCGCTTGAGCGCGCGCGCTTCCAGCTCGACAACGGCAAGCCGGAGCGGGTGCATCCGACCCGCTATGTCGAGGAGTTCTGGGTTCCGGACCACAACGGCCTCGTCCGCATCGCCGCCGGCGACATCGACAAGGTGACGGCGGAGCGCGATTATATGCGCCTCCACGTCGGGCTGCGCTCCTGGCTGATCTATCGGACGATCGCGAAGCTCGAGGGGGAGCTGGATCCGGCATATTTCATCCGCGTCCATCGCTCGGTCATCATCCGCCGCGACAAGATCGCCGGGCTGGTCCGCGACGCGATGGGCCATTGGGCGGCGCGGCTGACCGACGGCAGCGAGGTGCGGATCGGCCGCAGCTATGTCGCCGACGTCAAAGCGATCGCAGCCCGCGGCTGA
- a CDS encoding transglutaminase-like domain-containing protein, producing the protein MRLKVDASLNYHFPAPADVLLAIEVAQMPDERLVEDKLRVRTKTPLTPVPGQHGIGRRTWTAGEGSFLATYSATVDVKRDPPDIATLKRVPRRDLPARAIDYLWPSRYCEVEKLKPFALDTFGAIEGGGAVAAMAEWTRANLRYEAGSSDGNTTAADTFADKRGICRDFAHVMITFARALDIPARMVSAYAWNLEPQDFHAVVEVYLDGGWYLVDPTGLAPVEGLVRICVGRDATDISFMTIFGEAELVEQSVNVERID; encoded by the coding sequence ATGCGTCTCAAGGTCGATGCTTCATTAAACTATCATTTTCCGGCGCCGGCGGACGTTCTGCTGGCGATCGAGGTCGCGCAGATGCCCGACGAACGGCTGGTCGAGGACAAGCTGCGCGTCCGCACCAAGACGCCGCTGACCCCGGTGCCGGGCCAGCACGGCATCGGCCGGCGCACGTGGACCGCGGGCGAAGGCAGCTTCCTCGCCACCTATTCGGCGACGGTGGACGTCAAGCGCGATCCGCCCGACATCGCGACGCTGAAACGCGTGCCACGGCGCGACCTGCCCGCGCGCGCGATCGATTATCTCTGGCCGAGCCGCTACTGCGAGGTCGAGAAATTGAAGCCGTTCGCGCTCGACACGTTCGGCGCGATCGAGGGCGGCGGCGCGGTCGCGGCGATGGCGGAATGGACCCGCGCGAACCTCCGCTACGAGGCGGGGAGCAGCGACGGCAACACCACGGCCGCCGACACCTTCGCCGACAAGCGCGGCATCTGCCGTGACTTCGCGCATGTAATGATCACGTTCGCGCGGGCCCTCGACATTCCGGCGCGCATGGTCAGCGCTTATGCCTGGAACCTCGAGCCGCAGGATTTCCACGCGGTGGTCGAAGTCTATCTCGACGGCGGCTGGTATCTGGTCGATCCGACCGGCCTTGCTCCGGTCGAAGGCCTCGTCCGCATCTGCGTCGGGCGCGACGCGACCGACATCAGTTTCATGACCATCTTCGGCGAGGCCGAGCTCGTCGAGCAGAGCGTCAACGTCGAACGGATCGATTGA
- a CDS encoding PRC-barrel domain-containing protein codes for MTLQQVGPDLDYAHELISSRRVEGTPVYDRGGKKIGAIHSVMIGKTNGQVAYALMSFGGFLGMREHVHPIPWDMLRYDMDHDGYTVDLAADQLKDAPALHLDEADRPRDREYEERMYNYYDRLPWWGL; via the coding sequence ATGACCCTCCAGCAAGTGGGTCCCGATCTCGACTATGCGCATGAGCTGATTTCGTCGCGGCGCGTGGAAGGCACGCCGGTTTATGACCGGGGCGGCAAGAAGATCGGCGCTATCCACTCGGTAATGATCGGCAAGACCAACGGCCAGGTCGCATACGCACTGATGTCGTTCGGCGGCTTTCTCGGCATGCGCGAGCATGTCCACCCGATCCCGTGGGACATGCTGCGCTATGACATGGACCATGACGGCTACACCGTCGATCTCGCCGCGGACCAGTTGAAGGATGCGCCGGCGCTGCACCTCGACGAAGCGGATCGCCCGCGCGACCGCGAATATGAGGAGCGGATGTACAATTATTACGACCGCCTGCCCTGGTGGGGCCTCTAG